One genomic segment of Rhinolophus sinicus isolate RSC01 linkage group LG11, ASM3656204v1, whole genome shotgun sequence includes these proteins:
- the LOC141567720 gene encoding leukocyte antigen CD37-like: protein MGLALLGCVGALKELRCLLGLYFGILLLLFVTQITLGILISTQRIRLVRRVKDVVQKTIHNYHANPEETAAEESWDYVQFQLRCCGWNSPQDWLGVSSLRSNVSEGYRLPCSCYNSSATNDSAIFFKIPLPQSSRLRSQARPEHSTDLCVVPANSYTYREGCAESLQKWLHNNLISIVGICLGVGLLELSFMTLSIFLCRNLDQVYDRLARYH, encoded by the exons ATGGGCCTTGCCCTCCTGGGCTGTGTGGGGGCCCTGAAGGAGCTCCGCTGCCTCCTGGGCCTG TACTTCGGGATTCTGCTGCTCCTGTTCGTCACGCAGATCACCCTGGGGATCCTGATCTCCACTCAGCGGATCCGG CTGGTGCGGAGGGTGAAGGATGTTGTGCAGAAGACGATCCACAACTACCACGCCAACCCGGAGGAGACCGCGGCGGAAGAGAGTTGGGACTACGTGCAGTTCCAG CTGCGCTGCTGCGGCTGGAACTCTCCTCAGGACTGGCTTGGTGTCTCCAGCCTGAGGAGCAACGTGTCGGAGGGGTACCGCTTGCCCTGCTCCTGCTATAATTCATCCGCGACCAACGACTCCGCAATCTTCTTTAagatccccctcccccagtccagCCGGCTCCGATCACAGGCGCGGCCCGAACACAGTACAGACCTTTGCGTGGTCCCTGCAAACAGCTACACCTATCGAGAG GGCTGCGCGGAGAGCCTCCAGAAGTGGTTGCACAACAACCTTATTTCCATAGTGGGCATTTGTCTGGGCGTCGGTCTACTCGAG CTCAGCTTCATGACGCTCTCCATATTCCTGTGCAGAAACCTGGACCAAGTCTACGACAGGCTGGCTCGGTACCACTAG